In Dioscorea cayenensis subsp. rotundata cultivar TDr96_F1 chromosome 11, TDr96_F1_v2_PseudoChromosome.rev07_lg8_w22 25.fasta, whole genome shotgun sequence, a single genomic region encodes these proteins:
- the LOC120272417 gene encoding deubiquitinase DESI2-like, with translation MKEVVLHIYDVTNSGSDKANNTILQINRFFKDGIGLGGIFHSAVQVYGDEEWSFGFCEHGSGVFSCPPRKNHLYTYRESMVLGETNLSCAKVNQILRELSREWPGSSYGLLSRNCNHFCDTFCDRLGTPKLPAWVNRFANAGDTALEVAENTAIRFRQAKTEIISASKAAYSFISGIVSNTPATPENLSDEETEVSLCQGSCFKNLISISSKPSTSNSEQPEDSNNHIPQQQQQEHTEKNQPSS, from the exons ATGAAGGAAGTCGTGCTTCACATCTATGATGTGACCAACAGCGGCTCCGACAAGGCCAACAACACCATCTTGCAAATCAATCGGTTCTTCAAGGACGGCATTGGCCTCGGCGGCATCTTCCACTCCGCCGTTCAG GTTtatggagatgaagaatggtCCTTTGGTTTTTGCGAACATGGTTCTGGTGTATTTAGCTGTCCCCCACGTAAAAACCATCTATATACCTATCGTGAGTCGATGGTCCTTGGGGAAACAAACTTATCCTGTGCTAAAGTAAACCAAATCCTGAGAGAGCTTAGCAGGGAGTGGCCAGGAAGCTCATATGGGCTGCTATCAAGAAACTGCAATCACTTTTGTGATACCTTCTGTGATAGGCTTGGTACACCAAAGCTGCCAG CTTGGGTGAACCGATTTGCCAATGCTGGTGATACTGCCTTGGAAGTAGCAGAAAATACAGCAATAAGG TTCAGGCAAGCAAAGACAGAAATCATCTCGGCAAGCAAAGCAGCTTACAGTTTCATCTCCGGCATAGTCTCGAACACACCAGCCACACCAGAAAACCTGAGCGATGAGGAGACTGAAGTTTCCCTATGCCAGGGTTCTTGTTTCAAGAACCTCATTTCCATTAGCTCAAAGCCTTCAACTAGTAATTCAGAACAACCAGAAGATTCTAACAATCACATTCCTCAGCAACAACAGCAGGAACATAcagaaaaaaatcaaccaagTTCCTGA
- the LOC120272001 gene encoding uncharacterized protein LOC120272001, with translation MERIRCGQPVPALRKSKKKQAKEEVDRQKQAEKKKRRLEKALATSAAIRSELEKKKQKKIEEQQRLDEESAALAEAVALHVLVGEDKDESCPFMLNKRLNPWEYSNNISLLMGCQSFAKYPIGGIGWMPDAYDPARKWNEWGPAASLPHGLFVRDLQTPYFKDTLHGAGICPGHIAADAVSLLQIKDDSHEDPFIDQGAASVVINKMFGGCNDGNRMNIYSKF, from the coding sequence ATGGAGAGGATACGATGTGGTCAACCGGTGCCAGCCCTGAGGAAGAGTAAGAAGAAACAGGCTAAAGAGGAAGTGGATCGTCAGAAACAGgctgagaagaaaaagagacgCCTTGAAAAAGCACTAGCAACTTCTGCTGCCATACGGTCAgaattggagaagaagaaacagAAGAAGATTGAGGAACAGCAAAGACTCGATGAAGAAAGTGCTGCATTAGCCGAGGCAGTTGCTCTGCATGTCCTTGTTGGGGAAGATAAGGATGAGTCCTGTCCCTTTATGTTGAATAAAAGGCTCAACCCATGGGAGTATTCTAACAATATCAGTCTTCTAATGGGTTGCCAGAGTTTTGCAAAGTACCCAATTGGAGGAATAGGATGGATGCCTGATGCATATGATCCAGCGCGCAAATGGAATGAATGGGGACCTGCAGCTTCTCTGCCTCATGGACTGTTTGTAAGAGACCTTCAAACGCCGTATTTTAAGGACACTTTGCATGGAGCAGGAATCTGCCCTGGGCATATAGCAGCCGATGCAGTCTCACTGTTGCAGATCAAAGATGATTCACATGAGGACCCATTCATTGACCAGGGAGCAGCATCtgtagtaataaataaaatgttcgGAGGATGCAATGACGGTAACAGAATGAATATATACAGCAAGTTTTAA